From the Thermoplasmata archaeon genome, one window contains:
- a CDS encoding TetR/AcrR family transcriptional regulator — protein MATIKLYHEKGDSLSLDAVAKGADCSKTLIVHYYENRANLLKSCFKMVCDEVTAAFKTIDPPEGTDKEALKQYLTDLWKVYFNYLKDNPLKARFYIEYTHSPANLPPQYKTPEGMIMLALNENFQHLVEDDPHLMFDIEYMVAMANGMAAFVFSEKTEPSDELTERCSHIIMNGVVSVNKR, from the coding sequence ATGGCTACAATCAAGCTGTATCACGAGAAGGGAGATTCCCTTTCTCTGGATGCTGTAGCCAAAGGAGCGGATTGCAGTAAGACTCTGATCGTCCATTATTATGAGAACAGGGCAAATCTTCTGAAGAGTTGCTTCAAGATGGTCTGTGACGAGGTGACTGCTGCATTCAAGACCATCGACCCTCCGGAAGGAACGGACAAGGAGGCCTTGAAACAATATCTGACGGACCTTTGGAAAGTGTATTTCAACTATCTCAAGGACAATCCTCTGAAGGCCCGTTTCTACATAGAATACACGCACAGCCCTGCGAATCTGCCTCCGCAGTACAAGACTCCGGAAGGGATGATAATGCTGGCCCTGAACGAGAACTTCCAGCACCTGGTAGAGGATGATCCTCATCTGATGTTCGACATAGAATACATGGTCGCGATGGCCAACGGGATGGCGGCTTTCGTGTTCTCAGAGAAGACGGAGCCGTCGGATGAACTGACGGAAAGGTGTTCCCATATCATAATGAACGGTGTGGTATCGGTCAATAAGCGGTGA
- a CDS encoding cation:proton antiporter, whose translation MDETALITSMAVLLLLAAVCSLVSNRLKLPPLIGYLIAGIIIANVWSVDETSQIIVEVLSDMGLIVLMFCIGMEINLKKIRKQGLFAIIVALVQLPSMVLGGVVAGTMLGLDMVQSLCLGGIISGSSTAVVMAVLKTQNRLDKDHIDTIVLITIMEDIGQVIILSLLTPMMSGNELDSVGLAVMVLSIMAVMVVSVVAGVRLVPRFMNWISDNVSFEVLLILSLGMAFGMALLANIVGLSVAIGAFLMGMMISPSRSNKQLNHNFEPMKNVLMSMFFISVGMEISLNQLLDNVPSIIGLYLLYALLKSGTVFLGYWLGGETPRNGFISAISLVAMGEFAFIIAKQALDQGVVDEGFYTTVIGAALVSMIILPMITRSSDRIWDRMVGACPAGALDALRRVNGSRDSLYHGISMSSRRTKKEFRRLMVMNYIFLLLIILIEILFVLINPALAESAERHIGGTAVLWSIGMLLINLISIYLPIYMIVSNLRKAADMGDHSPEVRKSTERRLTITDMFTMSSTTMVSAMVAIIVLILVPNNLGMLEHIVVLVLALAGLFVYNRRRLQSAIR comes from the coding sequence ATGGACGAGACAGCTTTAATCACAAGCATGGCAGTCCTTCTCCTGCTCGCTGCCGTATGCTCGTTGGTCTCCAACAGACTGAAGCTCCCTCCCCTGATAGGCTACCTCATAGCCGGCATAATCATCGCCAACGTTTGGAGCGTTGATGAAACATCGCAGATCATAGTTGAAGTATTGTCGGATATGGGGTTGATCGTACTGATGTTCTGCATCGGGATGGAGATCAATCTCAAGAAGATTCGGAAGCAGGGCCTATTTGCGATCATCGTCGCATTGGTACAGCTCCCGTCCATGGTGCTGGGCGGTGTGGTCGCAGGTACCATGTTAGGTCTGGATATGGTCCAGAGTCTTTGTCTCGGAGGCATAATATCGGGATCCAGTACGGCGGTAGTCATGGCCGTTCTCAAGACACAGAACCGTCTGGACAAGGACCATATCGATACGATCGTCCTCATAACGATAATGGAGGACATCGGACAGGTCATAATACTGTCATTGCTGACCCCCATGATGTCAGGGAATGAATTGGATTCCGTCGGTCTGGCGGTGATGGTCCTCAGCATCATGGCGGTCATGGTGGTAAGCGTTGTGGCTGGAGTGAGACTCGTCCCTCGTTTCATGAATTGGATCTCCGACAACGTGTCTTTCGAGGTTTTGCTTATCCTATCGCTTGGGATGGCATTCGGAATGGCATTGCTGGCCAACATAGTGGGTCTGTCCGTAGCCATCGGGGCGTTCCTCATGGGTATGATGATTTCCCCCAGCAGGAGCAACAAGCAGCTGAATCATAATTTCGAGCCTATGAAGAATGTCCTGATGTCGATGTTCTTCATTTCCGTGGGTATGGAGATCTCCCTGAATCAGCTGTTGGACAATGTGCCTTCCATAATCGGACTGTATTTGCTCTATGCGCTTCTGAAATCAGGGACAGTCTTCCTAGGATACTGGCTGGGAGGAGAGACGCCGCGTAACGGGTTCATTTCGGCGATAAGTCTCGTGGCGATGGGGGAATTCGCCTTCATCATCGCTAAGCAGGCATTGGACCAGGGCGTTGTAGACGAAGGGTTCTACACAACGGTTATAGGTGCCGCATTGGTCTCGATGATAATCCTCCCCATGATAACCAGGTCTTCGGATAGGATATGGGATAGGATGGTGGGTGCCTGTCCGGCCGGTGCATTGGACGCTTTGAGAAGAGTGAACGGTTCTCGCGACTCCCTGTATCACGGGATCTCAATGTCCTCCAGGAGGACCAAGAAAGAGTTCAGGAGGCTGATGGTCATGAATTACATATTCCTGCTCCTGATAATCCTGATCGAGATACTCTTCGTCTTGATCAATCCCGCATTGGCCGAATCGGCAGAGAGGCATATAGGGGGAACGGCCGTGTTGTGGAGCATCGGGATGCTTCTCATCAACCTCATCAGCATATATCTGCCCATATACATGATAGTGAGCAATCTCAGGAAGGCCGCCGATATGGGGGACCATTCTCCAGAAGTCAGAAAGAGCACTGAAAGAAGGCTCACGATAACAGACATGTTCACGATGTCCAGTACAACCATGGTCAGCGCGATGGTGGCGATCATCGTTCTGATCCTGGTCCCCAACAACCTGGGGATGCTGGAGCACATAGTCGTTCTGGTGCTGGCGCTGGCCGGGCTTTTCGTATACAACCGCAGAAGGCTGCAGAGCGCAATCAGATGA